In Helianthus annuus cultivar XRQ/B chromosome 8, HanXRQr2.0-SUNRISE, whole genome shotgun sequence, a single genomic region encodes these proteins:
- the LOC110909149 gene encoding bifunctional TH2 protein, mitochondrial: MPFLSIKPFCFLHTHLIRYYRNHTPLNFNFNLKFNFTTASSMATIEEQVSKRLWVRSQSESIGSLYTPFVVSLASGNLKVETFRHYIAQDVHFLKCFAQAYELAEECADDDDAKVSISELRQSVLQELEMHGSFCLEWGFDASKATLPNSATIKYTDFLLATASGKIDGLKSPETVTTPYEKTKVAAYTICAMVPCMRLYAFIGKKLESLVDINGNHHPYKKWIDNYSCDAFQAAALQSENLLDKLSVTLTGVELDILQKLYQQAMKLEMEFFLAQPVDQQTVVPLSKEHNCVTVFSDFDLTCTVVDSCTVFADIAMATSPTPGQAQPEIQSQITKMPLTELKNTWEALVKQYAEEYEHLMETMLVNQKGEKFDYEGLRKALEQLSDFEKRANTRVTESKILRGLNLDDIKHAGQHLVLQDGCMDFFQSVMKDQNLNASIHVVSYCWCGDLIRSTFESGGIHNLELHANEFIYEGLLSTGEIMKKVESPLDKLHVFNDVLKEHDQCDQTNITIYIGDSIGDLLCLVEADIGIVIGSSSSLRKVGGHFGVSFMPLWLGLVMKQREHVEGSGFSWNRRSGVVYTVSSWDEIRCLIVGC; this comes from the exons ATGCCATTTCTTTCGATCAAACCCTTTTGTTTTCTTCATACCCATCTTATCCGATATTACAGAAATCATACCCCACTCAATTTCAATTTCAATCTCAAATTCAACTTTACAACAGCTTCATCGATGGCCACAATTGAAGAACAAGTTTCAAAGCGTTTATGGGTGAGGTCCCAATCGGAATCGATTGGTTCTCTCTACACCCCATTTGTAGTTTCTTTAGCATCTGGGAATCTAAAGGTTGAAACTTTTCGACATTACATTGCTCAagatgttcattttcttaaatgttttgcCCAAGC ATATGAATTGGCTGAGGAGtgtgcagatgatgatgatgctaaaGTTTCTATCAGTGAGTTAAGACAGAGTGTTCTTCAAGAGCTGGAAATGCATGGCTCTTTTTGCCTA GAATGGGGCTTTGACGCTTCCAAAGCAACTCTACCAAACTCCGCAACAATAAAGTACACTGACTTCTTGCTCGCAACAGCTTCTGGGAAGATTGATGGCTTAAAAAGCCCTGAAACCGTCACAACTCCATATGAAAAAACAAAAGTTGCAGCATATACTATCTGTGCAATGGTCCCTTGCATGAGGCTTTATGCTTTTATTGGTAAAAAGCTCGAGTCGCTGGTCGATATTAATGGTAATCATCACCCATACAAGAAATGGATCGATAACTATTCATGTGACGCCTTTCAG GCGGCGGCGCTCCAAAGTGAGAACTTGCTTGACAAATTAAGTGTCACTTTGACTGGTGTAGAGCTTGATATTTTGCAAAAACTTTATCAGCAAGCAATGAAACTCGAGATGGAGTTCTTTTTAGCCCAACCTGTTGATCAGCAGACCGTTGTTCCATTATCAAAGGAGCACAATTGCGTTACGGTTTTCTCTGATTTTGATTTGACATGCACAGTAGTTGATTCATGTACTGTTTTCGCTGATATTGCTATGGCTACATCACCAACTCCGGGTCAAGCCCAACCCGAAATTCAAAGTCAAATTACCAAGATGCCCTTGACCGAATTGAAAAACACATGGGAAGCATTAGTTAAGCAATATGCAGAAGAATATGAACATTTAATGGAAACTATGTTGGTCAATCAGAAAG GGGAGAAATTTGACTACGAGGGTTTACGGAAAGCACTTGAACAACTATCAGACTTTGAGAAAAGGGCAAATACGAGAGTGACTGAATCTAAGATACTTAGAGGTTTAAATCTTGATGACATAAAACACGCGGGTCAACATCTTGTTCTTCAAGATGGTTGCATGGATTTCTTTCAGAGTGTTATGAAAGATCAAAATTTGAATGCAAGTATCCATGTTGTGTCTTATTGCTGGTGTGGTGATCTTATCAGGTCTACATTTGAATCAG GGGGTATACACAATCTGGAACTACATGCAAATGAGTTCATCTATGAAGGCCTTCTATCGACTGGTGAAATCATGAAAAAAGTAGAGTCCCCTCTCGACAAGCTTCACGTCTTCAATGACGTTTTGAAAGAACATGATCAATGTGACCAAACAAATATAACGATCTACATTGGTGACTCGATTGGCGACTTACTTTGCCTTGTAGAAGCAGACATAGGCATTGTGATCGGCTCAAGCTCAAGTCTTAGAAAAGTCGGGGGCCATTTTGGCGTTTCGTTCATGCCTTTGTGGCTTGGATTAGTCATGAAACAAAGAGAGCATGTAGAAGGAAGCGGTTTTAGTTGGAATCGAAGATCCGGAGTTGTATATACGGTTTCTAGCTGGGATGAAATACGTTGTCTGATCGTTGGTTGTTGA